AGGCAATTTCGAGCACCTTGAGGTTGAGGAAGACTCTGGACGAAGACTGACCAGAATCATAAAGCCGAGCACGAAACTGGAGCTCAGCATCCTAAATCCTGCGGACACGAAGGCGTAGAGTATGCAAATTCTCAAGCTTTCCAATGACCTCAATGTCCTCTCGCTTTGATGTAACCAACTCCAAACTCAGCTTCACGAGATGAAGATCCTTGATTGACCGCGGGAGACGTTCTGCATGCCCGTAAATCTTAAGGCTCTGCAAGCTCATCGGAAACTCTACGCCATCCATGTCAACAGCATGGTTgcccttcttgttcttgatacGGAGTGACAAAAATTCCAGATGTGAGGCCAGAAACAAGTGCCGGATGTTCTCTCGGCTGATGCCGCACACTCCGAGCTTGCGCAGCTGGGTAAGGTTCTTGATCTCTTCCAGAATGGCCTTCCCACCTCTGCCACTGATACTGATGACACCAACAGTGTGCAGGGCCGTCAGCTTCCCCATGCCTCGAGGCACAATGACACCACTGGCACGGATGTGCTGCAGCTTGGGTAGCTTGATGAAGCTTGGTGGCAGGGCGACGACACGGGTGCCTTTGATATCCAGGGTCTGGAGATGCCTCAAGTCAAGCCACCAATCTAGTCTGGCAGGCGAGTGACTGACTCCTGACCTCTTAGGGAAAGAAACTTGAGGCAAGGAAGAATCTTCACAATCTTCTCGAGGTCGAGGTTTTCCTCCTCTACATGCGTCGCGTTCTCGAGATTCAGCACCCGGAGCACCCTCATCTTCTCCGAGACGAAGAAACTTTGCCTTTCTCCGACCACTGTCAGAGGCCGTACCCGTGACAAGTCCAAGCTGTCGAACACGATCTGGTCCCTCCTCCAGCAGCTCCGGACAGCCAGGTGCTGCCCTATGTGTTCCGTGGTTAGGCTCCACTGCCCTTTCTCCAGTGCAGATACTTCCAGTGGGAAGAAAAGCTTCTCTTCCACTGGTCGTGACATGATGTACTCACGGAAGAAGCCATTGACCTAGCAGCTGGACAAGGTGCCAGCAAGTGGTGTTGTCTCTACGCTCATGGTGCCAGCAAGTGATGTACTCATGGTCGTgtccgcctctaaaaataggGGTATTAATAGAGACGATCACATTAAATGTGACCACCTTTGTTAATCGATTTTGCGAGGCCGTTctgtaaccgcctcggttaataagaaatgaccgcctctgttaatgctaGGTATTAATAGAGGCGGTTATTTTTTGTGCCCGTCTCATAGCTCCTAACAAAAGGTTACTGTTAAttaatttttgtagtagtgagtgctagattagctcttgagtgagtgagtgagcacgatgttgtgccttgtgctgtggttctaaagTGAATCAACACTTGTTCTCGGTGTGCCGGTCATCCTTGGAATCTTGGTGGCTCACCGGCAACGTCAACGACTCTCCGGCttagtgtggagcggcgtcgacatctttgtgctggggatgtggagacccccatccttcgtGGAGAAGCTACTTAGTGGAACCCGAGGTCAAGATGACCATGGTGATTTGGCAAGCCTTGGTGGTGAGTCGAGAAGAGTCCCGGAAGAAACTTAGTAAGCAATACTCTCGatagagtgcttcaacaacatgaaGTAAGAGTCGCTTTGTGCCTAACCGAACCACACGATAAATCTttgtgtcgagagtttgcttcctctcatcccctttatgtttccgcatttcatttttgcaacttgtgtgtctttactttcttagAGTAGCATCAaactaggattggctataggttgcaaaatttGTTTTAGGATGAGGATTTCACACTAGTTGAACCATAGTTGCTCATCTATATAGCATGATCTAATTCatgttttgtgcaaattagttggagccataggttaaggtttttagtttgcctaatttaccctctccccctcttaggctacgagcacccaattcatttcaagcgtcaactcctcgatactagggaaaaaatccggttgtctcgtgtccacTCTCTTTAAATTCAAGCATTTACTTCAAGTTGTTCTCCTTATTGCTCTTTGCTTGCTTTTTTGATGAACTAGGACTTGATGTTGCTAGTGTGTTTCCTTGCCTAGTTCTATACTTGTCAGTGTGATCTTCTCTAGGCAAATGGACATGTTAGTGTGATTTCCCACCTAGTTCTATCTTGTTAGTGTGCTCTAGCTACTAGGTTTCAAATTCTAGGTTTGGGCAACACTAGAAGTAGGCTAAGGACCAACTAGATTTTGAAAAAGTCTCAATTCGACCCttccttcttgggccacgatgaTCCTTTGATGCCATTATCGGTGGCCACCTCGGACATAGCAGTCGCGTAGCCCTCCACCACGGTGTTGGCCACGGCGCAGGGCCTGGCGAGGTCCGGCGGGGCCAGACACAACGAGGGGAACCTTCTTGCCGCATGGGCGATGGAGGCGGACTGCGGTGCCACACCGGAGGAGAAGGATGACACGACGGCGGCTGGGTGGAGCATGGCGAACAGTGGAGGGGAGCTCGCCATGCTCGGCCGCATTGCACCACTGGAGGAACAGGGCTGGATTTGGATCCCACAGGaatgggcggcgcggcggaggcagaCGTAGAGGGAAGAAGGggagtggcggtggtggcggggagCCAGAGAGCTTGGAGAGGGCGGTGATAGGGAAGGGAGGAAACAGAGGCCGTTggggaggagattgagggagagAGAACCGGTAGAGTTGAGGTTGCGGGGTTTTTTCATTAAAGTTGCAGGCTTTTTTCGTAAAAGTGCCTCATGGGTGTTATCTGCAAAAAATAACAGCAATATTGAATTTTCCCTCCTTCGTGTTGAATTAAATTATAATACAAGGACCTATATGGAAAATATAACAACAcagtttttgtttgttttggacGTACTACACTGAGTTGcgatttcaaaaaaaagtgGAGGGTGCTTTTTCGCGCAGATGCGGGGAGAGCAGCAAAAAGCAGTAACTTTTAATCAACCTGATTGCTTAGGATGGTTCCAGGATAGGAATCTTAAACAGTGTATACGgtgagggagagaaaaaaaattaaagcatGCGGTGAAGTATATCCATCCAGCAGGATAGGAATCTTAAATAGGGTGAGGGAGAGAAAATTAAAGTATGCGGTGAAGCTAGGATATACTTTGAGAGTCGATACTTGTGAGAAGTACTTCATCCGTCCGGTAAAGAATGCAACTCTTATTTTCGGAGAAGTTAAATAACTTCAAGTTTGaacaaatttataaaaatactaatatttatgtctccaaataaatttagtaTGAAAGTATTATGAGATTaatctaataatacttattTTCTAACATAAATATTAATACTATTTTGTATAGATTTGGTTAAATTTGAAATTATTGACTCCTTGGAAAGAGAGAGTTGCATTGTTTTTAGCATGGGGAGAGTAAAGGACAGTTATGTgattttggtttcttccaatgAAGCTAAACATTACATGTTGCAGGTCCAAAGGCTTCTTTTCTGTATAAAAAACTTGGGTCCAAATGAAAAAAAGTTGAAATATCCAGCTGTTGTGCATAACTGCATATAGCCAAACTACACGATAGTACGACGCAGTGTGTTGCTCACTTGGCAAACAAAGCTCGGTGTTCAGACATTTACTGGACATATATAGCTAGCTCACATACTTCACTACGCTAACCGGGGGATGGAGCTGGAGCGCATCTCGTGTTGCCTTGCAAACGCCTGGGACGAGACGGAAGAGACGGCGGGCAGAGCAGACGACGCATCTTGACCAACCTTCAGTAAGTGCATACTCATCAGGATGTTCCTAATCTGCTTGAAACCTCCCGGCGCTCAAAGTCGCTTTCGTTCTGAACCGCGCGGTATGCGGGAGTTCCTGTGGGAAACAAACCAGATAATTACGTTAGCCTAGAAGACTAGACAGTGAACACAATAGTAGAATACGaggacaaaaaaaaaggagtgaCCAAGATATgagcaaaaataaaagaaaaacataCTTGGGGTTGGGGATCTCACCGCAGTTGGATATATATAAAGTATATGTATACCAGGTTACTCTTCCAGCTTCAAAACAGGTCTGCCGCCGTGAAGGTCAAGTTGGCGCACCAGTTGTTCCCGGTGTTCGACGTCAAGGGGACCCTTGACCCAGACTTGCTTGAGGGAAATCAGGCACACTATCCCATCAACACGCAATCGAGACCCACCTCTGCCGAGAATTACCTTCAGCTGCTCAAGCTTTCTCATCGATCCTGGTTCAAAACGTAGAGATGAGTCGCCTCTGAAATCAATCTGCAAGACCTTCAGTTCGCCGAAAGGGCCAGCGAAAGAGCTACTGCCTTCATCCAATCCTCCCGAGCCCTCAAATTCCAACTCTCCGCCAATTCCCTTGATGCGAAGAGTATCTAAACTTTGTAGCTTCCCGGCAGCCTGTATGATATGtcttggtatccaatccatagCCATTTCCAAACTCAGCTTGATGGTATTTGGAGGAAACCTGAGATCCCAGATCCTGGTGTTTTCTTCGGTGATGCCGGACACTCCGAGCTTGCGCAATTGGGAAAGCATCTTGAGATCTCCCAGCAAGGAGCCCCCACCTGAGGCGTTGGCATCGACAACACTCAGCGTGTGCAAGGCCTTCAGAGTTGCAATCCCTCCAGGCACTTTAACGCCACCGTTATGGCTGCTAACAGACTCGCTTCTGAATAACTTGGACAACCAGGGTACCAAATGGCGTGCCCTGCTTCTTGACAGCCTTGACAGCTGCCCTGCAGCCGGTAGGCTCACATCTGGAATAATAGAATCCCATCGCACGGTGCCGGCACTGAGGTGCTGTAGCTTCCGTAGATTCACAATGCACTTTGGCAGCACGACTATGGAGCTGTATCTGATATCGAGAGTCTGGAGCTGCTTCAGGAGACCCAGGGAATCCGGAAGCTGAGAGATTGGCGTGCATCTCCTTAGGGACAAGAACTTGAGGTGAGGGACCATCTCTCCAATCTGGTCAAGGTCTCCGTCATTTAAATTTGAGGAGCCCTCCAAATCCAGAACCCTCAGCACCCTCATCTTGTTGGAGATGAAGAACGATCGCCACCCTCCATACACTGTCAGAGAACGCAGCCGTGAGGAATCCAAGCTGTCAAACACAAACTCGTCTCTCTCCCAGCTGTTACCAATGGATAGGTGCTGCCCAATGCGTCCCGTGCTTAGGCTGCACCTCCCTTCCAGAACAGAGACTTCAAGTGGGAGGAAAATTTTTTCTTCCTCTTGCCACGAGATGATATACTCCAGGAACAAATAATTGACTTGCCACGGGGCTGTTCTCATGACATCAGCCATGGCAGTCATTCTTTGTGCCTGCTGGATCATTCCAAGTGCAGCAATCTTGTCGAAGAGCTTCTCTGCGTCGTCCTCCAAGCTATGGCTGCCAATGCTCTTGGAGTAGCCCTCAGCCATCCACCGCCGTACCAAACGCCTTCGCCGAATGTAGCTGTTTTCTGGGAAAATTCGCAGGTAGAAGATGCATCTCCTTAGTAGTTGAGGACAACCCTCGAAGCTGGAACGCATCAAGgcgaagatgctctgcatgctatCTCTCTTTGCCATAGCCAACTCATGCATAAAGTTGGCAGTCAGACGTGCCCGATCCCGTTCTTGTATGCCTCTAGGCCGCTGGAGCAAGGGACCCAAGTGGCTGGCTAAAGCGATTATCTGTTTGGGAAGGCCTCCGCACTTGGACAACAGACTTTTTACTTCCTCGAGAACGTTCTCATTCATAACGGTTTCAAAAGGAAGTACCTATAATTCAAAACTTAACAATTAGTATAGTAAACTTTCTCGCTGACCAAAAATAAGTATCACTTATCGGTAACTTGACTACTAGCATGTGACCGAAACAAATGAGAACTGGTTTGGTGTGTTTGATTTGTATTTGTATATATGCTTCTAATTTACCTACTTCTAtcatttttaatataaaaaaaccTAACTCAAAGGTATAAGTGCAAGATGTCTAGCACCATGCAAACATCATGTACATGTACATTTACGTAGGAAGCAATGAATTGCCAAACTAATGTGTATGTGTGATcgccaaataaaaaaatgatcGTGGATAGTGGGTGGAAAAGCATATAGAGTAATTGGTACAAAAAATTATGTGGACACCAAATAAAATACTTGTACAAATATTGTAttagaatcttactattactaattggaggtcgTTTTGAAGcctccacatgaagccacctaggatcctaagtAGATGCCCTAAAGAGAAACTATTCTAGAAATTCTCTAAAGAAAAGTAAAATATCTAGCCGTCAATCAACATATGGTAATCATCATTGATAATAATAGCCGTTGGATTTACTTTGTTTCtaaaaaattacccacctatataTGCTATTTTGAAGAATTAGCCTAAAATAGCCCCCACATCTATCATAACTATCCACATACGCTATTATAGAAAAAATTAGACCCACCCTAATTTAGATCTTTACATTAAGTCTATAAAATAGTACCAGTCACATCTACTCTAACTATTCTTCTTAATCTCTTATCCTTATTTAAATCAGAGAGTCTAGGGCAAAATAGATATATATGTGCACATCTCtctatttataaataaaactatcattctttccaaaaaacaaaatttgatGCTCTTGTGATGAGCAGCATGCCATGGTGTTGACCTAGATGTCTTTATggtatttataaataaaatttgaagtCTTATCGGCCccacgccgctcgccgtcgtctcGGCCCCGTCCCATCCAGGCACGGCGCGGCCATACCTCCGTGCTTTGctctcctctgccgccgcgCCTATAAAGACGGCAGATGGCAGCAAGCTTCACCATGCCCGCTCCTTGCCCTCTTTTCACAACCAGTGCTTTCGGTGCCTTGCCACTGATCACCACGTCGAGGCGTGCAGGGACCCGGTCCGGTGCCGGCAGTGCCTCCGCTACGGCCACCGCATCGGAGCGTGCTCAATGGCGGGGCAATCCGCGTTCTGGGCGAGGATCGCTCGGCGTGCGGCGTTCACGTCCAGCGACGACTCCCCGTCGCCACCTCGCCCACGCgcgcctgcccccccccccggtgCGTTCCTGCCTGGGGCCGCGGCAGTCTGGCGCTCTCCGACAGTCGACCGTCGGTCCTCAGGCCCGGGAGCTGTCCCTCCTTCCCCCACCACCTTCTCCCAGTCCCGTTCCCCTTCTGCTCTCAGGGAACAGCACCGCTTTCCTTCCGTTCGGTTTGCAGATGTCGCCCCTTCTCCTGTCACCTCCACCACTCACCACCACCGCCCCCACCGTGCTCGGCGTGCCGCCACCCCTTTCTTCCCCGTTCGTCCTGCCCCACCTGCTGGCGATGATGCCGCCGACGGACATGACTTCGCTGAGGACCACATGCCCTCCGTGGACATGGAGCCCTGCCGGCGCCTCGCTTACGCCTTTGTCGAGCCTGAGTGCGCTGACCCAGAGCTCTTCATCCGCACTGCCCtggagcagcgcggcggcgaccctcctgttcggctggctgccTCCTCCTATGGGTCCATGATGGTGGTGTTCCGGCACCCGTTCTTCCGTGAGGAGACACTGCGATGCGGCCCGCTCCAGCTGAGTGGGTGTATCCTGCGCCTGGTCTGCCATGAGGAGGCCGACTTCAGGTTCGTGTGTCGGTACCGTCGGCTTGCGGTGCTAGCTGCAACCAACTTCCCGCCAGAGCACTGGACCCGGGAGCGCATCACTCGCGCGTTCCATGTCTACGGTCAGGTGTGCTGTGTCGACAAGGAGTGTCTGGAGACGGTGGGGGACCACCCACCAGACTGCGACAACAGCACTGACATTGCTGATTACTCAGCTGTCCGTGTGCTGGTCCTCCTCGACAATGAACGCATTGTCAAGCCATTCCTGGTGGTGCGGAACTTGGACGGTGGCCTGGCGGGCATCGCCAGGGTGTGCGTCGTCAAGTTCTGGGCGCACCTTGATGGCGCCCCGCTCCCCAACGAGCACGACTTCTCCGACTAGggtgacgacgacggcgacgctgCTACGCCTGGGCGCGCGACTGCGGAGCGTTTTGACCCTCTGGGGCGAACATTCGCTCAGCGTGGGCGTTCCGGTCCCACCCGCGCTGGTCACCGCGGGGCCTTCCCACAGCATCCTGGTACGTGCCGCGCGCTTGGCCCGCTGCTGTTTCCGTCCGTTCCCCTCTGGACTCTTGTTGCCGGTGCAATGTCTGTGCGTGGCCGCACTCTCTCTTTGCTGGTGTTCCACAGCTGGTGATCTGCGATCTTCCGACACCTGTCCGGCCGGCCACGCCTCCGCCACCTGTCCGCCTGGCCACGCCTTCGCCTCCTCCGTCTCTGCCCCTTCTGGAGATTGAGGAGGCTCTTCATTTCCCCTCGGGCGCCCCCTCCCTGGAGGACATACTGCTCGAGGAGGAGCACGAGGTCAGTGTCAGGTGACATCGCACGCGTCGCAACCGCGCTCAGGACAGTGCTGCCAAGACGCGTCGGCACAGTCTTCGTCTCGCCGCCAAGGAGGATCCCTTCTACGTCGACGCCACCTCCAAGGCGACGCGCGTCAAGGCAGCCCAGCTGGACCTGACAcgggcgtctacacgtatgaaggAGGCTCTCGCCTGCTCCGGCAATCTACAGCGTCCTGCTCCGCCCAAGATCACCTCAAGCAAGCTGCGCTGCCTGGCCCGTGTGTGCGGCATCCCTGACCTGCCCGACGAGGAGGTGGGCGAGGTCGCCTGATGCTCTGCGATGCTTATAACTCGTGCTGTGTACGCCCTACTAGGGGTTGTCCCTCCACCCGGCAAGATCCAGTTCTTCATGACCATGCTGCTCCTCCTTTGTTGTGCGAGCGTGTGAGTCCTTGGCCTGATGCTTTGCTCGGCCTCCCGGCGCTAGGTCATGAGCGCTCGGTGATTCGTTCTGTATGGTTGGGGTCCCGGCTTGGTGGCGGCCAGTGTAACTTGTATGCCTCTTGTTTGTGCTGTGATCTCGGTTCAGTTTCGTGGTTGGGGTCCCGGTTTAGAGGCGGCCGGTGTAACTTGTACGCCCTCACGTTCGTCCCGTGCTTAATGTTATGTTCGTTCAGTTATCTGGTGTCTCCCTGTGCCCCCCATGAGTAAAACTGTCTCTTTCTTCTCGTGGAATGTCCGTGGCCTCGGGAAATCCAGTCTCAGCGATGACGTCCTTTCTGAGTTGATCTCCACGCGCCCCTCGATTGCTGCTCTACAGGAAACCAAACTGCCTGCACTTAACTCGCAGAAACGGCACACTTTTCTTCCGGCTCGCCTCTCCAGTTATGTGGCCAGGGGCTCGTCGGGTGCATCTGGTGGCATTCTCACTGCTTGGGATGCCGCTGTTTGCAGCCTCTCCTCCACTGTGGATCTTCCCTACACTCTCACCACTGGCTTCTCCTTGCTTGCTGACAACATGCCCTTCACGCTCTCTAACGTTTATGCACCTACGCTACGTGAAGATAAGGCTGCTTTCCTCAGCGAACTGGCCTCTGGCGCTGAGATGGTTTCTGGCGCCTAGATGCTTCTCGGCGATTTCAATCTCATGTGGTGCCCTGAGGACAAAAACAATGCTAACTACTACGCACTCGAAGCTGATCGTTTCAATGAGCTGATTAATTCTCTCGGTCTTATTGAGATCCCTCTTGTGGACCGCGCTTTTACTTGGAGCAACCGGCGTGACTGTCCAACCCTTGTTAGGCTAGATAGATGTTTCATCAATTTGGACTGGGATGCCTCCTTCCCAAATACCGCGCTCTCTTCACTCACTAGATTTGCTTCTGACCACGTCCCCCTCAGCGTCTCAGCCTGCACTCGCATCCCTAGGAGTAATTGTTTCCGCTTCGAGAACTCTTGGCTGCTGAACAGACAGTTCCCTTCTATTATTCAGAGTGCACTTGCCGAAAACTGTTTCTGGGCACACGGCCAAATCCTTTGTGCAGCGTCTGAAACATTGCCGCGGGGTGTGTAGGTCCTGGTGCGTCGCCAATTGCCACTGACTCAGCGCGAATTTGATACAAAGGTCCTGATAAATGCCCTTGATCTTCTGGAATAAGCGCGTCCACTCTGTGCAAATGAAGCGGCCCTTCGCCAACTCGCTGTTCAAGGACTGCAGAGCATCCACGCTAAAAAACTAGAGTTTTGGCGCCAACGTTTTAATTTGCGAGTTGCGCTTGAATGGGATGAAAACTCGCGTTTTTCCACGCTGCTGCTTCCGGCAGGCGGCGAGCTAACACCATTGCGTGCTTGGAACTTGATGGCCATCCTACCACGGTACACGACGCTAAAAGCACCATTCTCTGCAACTTCTTCATGgaactgcttgggagggatcaTAGTACTGAATGACGTTTTGATCTGCTGGAACTCTATCCACATATGGATGTTGCTTCCTGCAACCTCTCCATGCCCTTCTCCAACTCTGAAATCACTGAAGCGCTCTTTGCAATGGACACCCGCGCCAGTCCCGGTCCTGATGGTTTTGGTCCCTCCTACAGGAAGTTTTGGCCATCTATTGGCCCGGACGTTCATCACCTGTTTGCTGAATTTTTTGATGGCACCTTGGACCTTGATGGACTGAACCGGGCCCTCCTCGTTCTCATTCCAAAAAAGGAAGGCGTCCGGACTGCTGACGGCTTCCGTCCGATTTCTCTGCAAAACTGCCCCATGAAACTTTTCTCCAAAGTGATGGTGAATTGGTTTAAGCCCTTCATTCAACGGGTTGTGGGCGCTGACCAGACCGGCTTCATCCATGGTAGGAGCATTGCCGAGAATTTTGTCTATGCAGCAGACTTACTCAGCTGCTGCCACAAAAGACATGCTTCTACTGCTGTGCTCAAATTGGATTTCAAGAAAGCTTTCGATTCGGTGGACTGGTCAAGCTTGGACGCCATCCTCCATGCCCGTGGTTTTGATGGCCGCTAGAGAGGATGGATTTCATGTATTCTCACCACTGGCAAAACCGCCGTGCTGCTAAACGGCGTGCCTGGCCACTGGATCAAATGCCGCCGAGGACTCCGCCAGGGGGAGCCCCTGTCCCCTTACCTGTTCATTATTGTCGCGGACATCCTACAAAAACTTTTCCAGTGTGCCTACAGGGATGGCGAGCTCTCCCACCCCTTGGAGGCATCGCTCCCGTGCCCTGTGCTCTAGTATGCGGATGACACCTTGATTCTCACTAGAGGAGACGTTGCGTCCCTACAGGCTCTTAAGAACATCCTTGATGACTTCTCCATGGCAACCGGTCTTACCATTAACTACCACAAATCTACATTTGTGCCCATGAATGTGGATGCTGCAACTGCCTCTACAATGGCCACTGTCTTGGGCTGTGAACTCTCGACCTTCCCCCAGACGTACCTCGGCCTCCCTCTGTCTCCACACA
The genomic region above belongs to Panicum virgatum strain AP13 chromosome 8N, P.virgatum_v5, whole genome shotgun sequence and contains:
- the LOC120685113 gene encoding disease resistance protein PIK6-NP-like — translated: MAKRDSMQSIFALMRSSFEGCPQLLRRCIFYLRIFPENSYIRRRRLVRRWMAEGYSKSIGSHSLEDDAEKLFDKIAALGMIQQAQRMTAMADVMRTAPWQVNYLFLEYIISWQEEEKIFLPLEVSVLEGRCSLSTGRIGQHLSIGNSWERDEFVFDSLDSSRLRSLTVYGGWRSFFISNKMRVLRVLDLEGSSNLNDGDLDQIGEMVPHLKFLSLRRCTPISQLPDSLGLLKQLQTLDIRYSSIVVLPKCIVNLRKLQHLSAGTVRWDSIIPDVSLPAAGQLSRLSRSRARHLVPWLSKLFRSESVSSHNGGVKVPGGIATLKALHTLSVVDANASGGGSLLGDLKMLSQLRKLGVSGITEENTRIWDLRFPPNTIKLSLEMAMDWIPRHIIQAAGKLQSLDTLRIKGIGGELEFEGSGGLDEGSSSFAGPFGELKVLQIDFRGDSSLRFEPGSMRKLEQLKVILGRGGSRLRVDGIVCLISLKQVWVKGPLDVEHREQLVRQLDLHGGRPVLKLEE